The Branchiostoma floridae strain S238N-H82 chromosome 12, Bfl_VNyyK, whole genome shotgun sequence genome segment AGTGCTTTTATCAATTATAGACTTTCAGAATGTCATTGCAATACTCAAGGACGTCCTTGCAATACTGTAACAATTAAAAGTCAATCATTATAGGCACATTTTTAGTATGAAAACACACTTGTCTGCAGAATCGCAGAAaacatgttacaacatttaCACACCTAGTGCCAATTTCAAACTGAGAAAATTAAATTTTTGTCCACAAGAAAACCAGCCAATGCATCTTATGCCACCTATATATCTACACATACAAATCTATCCATTGAATTTTATAATGGTGATATTATTTTCGTTACAGGAACAATCATATTCTCATCTGGAATCTCCACAACAAAATATGCATTGGAACTGTAATACCTATCCATTAAAATAGCAATCTCCCTACAAGAAATTTctgaaataaatgtaaaatttaaaacacaaTGTCAATAGCTTACATGTAAAAGTTCTAGCAAGTTCTGTTAATTAATAAGTGATATGCAACAAAGCTAAGTCTACTAAGTCAATAATGCAACAATtattgtaatttagatagcAACTGCCAATTTGACCCATATTAAggaatatttaagacaatacaGCACTGTCAATGATTTTTATAAAATATCTGCTGAACATAGaaataacatcacatgtaagactaggaaaatactagtatacacaaaAGGGGACGAAATACAAGTGTAGCAATGGGCACTCTAGACTACATCACTTATAATGAAAGACTGGTATGTTATGAGTGGTTGTTTATCAGAATCCAGCAACATGGTTTGTAAATTTAGCATTGGTAGCAGTCTTTGGCCTGCATTTCCAACATAATTGTCAAGATCTAATTTGCAACTGCCGTTTTCTGATTGCTACCATTTTCCAGTACTGTAATTTACTAGCCTCGCTGAGGGATGCTAGAAGAGGACATTGTGGTGCTCAAAACTTGCTGCTTGGCACCATATGCCATTTTGGTGACCTCAGTTGTGCACTGTGTTACACATCAATATGAAAACCCCAACCAGAGACTGCTACCATAATTTgtagaatgtacaatgtacgttAAGGCTTCAAGCGCTGTAACATATGCAGTGGTTTCTCACTCCCTTTCCATCAGATAAGAAAACAAGTTTTCAAGGGCTGGTGCCGTGTCTTGTGTTTTCTTAGAGACTGGTGGTCTTGTCCTCTCAGCATACTCTTGCACTGCTTGGCACAAGTCAGCTACCAGCCAGCCTCTACCTCTCAACTGTTCACAAACCTCTTCAAGCTGTTATAAGATGAAGACAGAAGGCAAACAATGAGCATTAGTTTTACAGAATGATGTTCTACAAAGTAAGTGCCAATTAAAGCCTGATCCCATGGCCCCATCCCACATCCACCAAAACATAGAATGCAAAAGAAGTTTATGCAAACATTTGAGGGACATGCAGTCATTATCTTTCATTTGGCAATCCATCCATAATATGTACTTGCCATGGCCTTACAACGGAAAACATACAAGTACCTGCTCTAAAGAgtttatatgatttatgtatctatatacctGTTCAACATCCTTGTTTCCGAAGGTGTAGTAAAGGAGTTCAGGTGCGTCAGCATGTGAGGCAGCCATCCACTGCAACATGGCCTTTAGCTGTGGGTCACCACCGAAGGCACCACATCCCCAGTTCCCTGTACACACAATTTCTATTAATGTTGGATAAATGTAAGGTAACAATTAGGCAATGCAAAatcaggcctaggaaaatttatgacaaggaaaatttATGGCATTGTGTTTCCAATTACAAAACTAAAATGCAATCAGCATACTGGTATCTCCATATTTTGTTTTACAGATAAACATTGTACAAGTAccttttttattgcaacagaaattaacgggggccgccctaagacggtccccgtcgtaagacggaacgggttttttgctgatcttattatccataagtacaccgtgtttgttgccactgactatgctgattacaaaggtaaataaaccaagtccatgcacacagctttaatttgcattccaagtatactttaacatatttacttcatgttttttaaaaaacagaattctaacagtaatgttgacagtgctgaatcactgcggtcaccggcctctgcgtattggtggctcgtgtcgctaacattacgaactctttcaagcagtcacacaactgccatgatacacataaataaagctccataaaacactatgaatatgggtcttcaaatgtctgttgattagaaaagcaaccaaaaggaagcgacataaacattgccaccattgtactcccaagggagtgtggccgagaaggtgacagactagagtacgctccaaagatttatttgactgtaacaaatgattcgtgctgtctatgaaaataagacttgatagagagatgtagatgatattttcatataatcagaccaagttttgttgattttagcggtgtctttttttcgtaatggttNNNNNNNNNNNNNNNNNNNNNNNNNNNNNNNNNNNNNNNNNNNNNNNNNNNNNNNNNNNNNNNNNNNNNNNNNNNNNNNNNNNNNNNNNNNNNNNNNNNNaaacatcagctggattgttctaggtacagccttcctcatgtgagacaagaagtacatacagtcacgattttactgtcaaaagaaagctaaaatatcatattattaattttttttctgtgtacttaaatttaccacttacttctgaagaaagcaaaatgtaaaaaaaagcgtaccgagttaggcacactttccagcgtagcacaaaattggaaggttacatacacgaaattgtctcacagtgtttgccgcttgtaacatgcagcgcgaaaggtccatgaaccacatgaatgcatttcttattcaagtatgttgttcaaatctatgtgtaaaaaattcagtcatcaaaatttgaccactctcaggcaactagcgatggagcgccatgagtttgagcgcaagaaaaagcgtaccgtgttggggcacctcccgttaggAGATCTTGTTGGAAACCAATGCTACAACATTTTTTGTTCTCAGACATCAGATCGAAAATTTCACGTCCCTTGACAGTAGTTTTACTAATTGAGTCATACAGTACCTGTGGCAATTGGTCTCCTGCCTTCAGCTGTTGTTCCAGCCTGCCTCTGCACAGAGTCCATTGCACGATTGAGAATATCAGAAGCAACATTTTCACAGAAACTGTTCATACTTGGCAACGAGTGTGATCTCTGAGAAGTTCGCAACAAGTCAACGTCCCCTGAAGGAATGATTTGTGATGAGAAGTGATCCGAGTCTGGTGGGACGTGGCTGAGATAGGGTTCTTTCCCAATCTGCAACAATTCTTCGCCTTGACTTTGTACACTGCATGGACTGGGTATGTCTCCTACGGCGCAAAAACTACCACCCTCTGGAGAAGTGAGAGTGTGGCCATTTTCAGGCTTTTGGGGATCACCGACAGCACAATATGCTGTCGTTACAATGGCACAGGCCATACAGTCCGCAAACATCTCCAagtttgaaacattttgcattCCGCTGTCTGCTTCAGTGTGCAGGTCACTTGTCAGTGTGATGTCCTCAAGAGGATACCACGTGGAGCATTCGTCTGAACTGATGGAGGAGGTCTCGTCACCAGCTTCGTTATTGGAGGTCATTTCTTGAGGTTGAGAGGTGCCATCATGGCCTGACTCATCCTGACTGGTTTCCCGTCCTGCCAAGGCAAATAGGCTTGGAACTGTTCTAGATACTTCACCTCTTAACATTGCTGGCACTAACTGACCATCATCACATGTTCCGCGGATGTCCTGAGCAAGTGATGAAGAAACCTCGTGTTGTTTTCCCAAAGACCATTTAGAGGCACGCATATGGGAGGTTTCTTCGAAGGCAGAAACCATGACATCCTGGGTTAAACATTCAGCCAGGTTTGAGATGGAAGAATTCTCCATGCCACTATCACTTACTGTGTCTAAGACTGCTATGCTTGCAGAGGAGTATTCCGACTCTGTGGAAGGGAATCTGTCAGTATCCAGTCGAAAAACTGAGGAAAGCATTTTCAACCCCGGCCCTGGGTCCTCCGTTAACTCTTCTATTGAAGGAGAACTGAGGATCTCTATGCTTCCTGTTGAGCTGATCATAGACTCTGACATCACGTTGGTAACGAACCTCCCCACAGCCGACTGGACAATGTTGCTGGCCAGAACTGTGGACAGTTCCTCTACGGATGTAGTTTTGGCTGTGATGCTACCAAGTTCGGCCCCAGTACACTCTTCTGGGCTGACAATGCCTATGCTGCTACTGGATGGACTCGAGCCGTGCTCATACATCCCAACGCCCCCTACTGACTTGAATGGGAACTTCTGGTCCTCGGGTGTCGGGGTGTTACCGAGGATATCAAAACTGCTAGCCGAGCTCAAGACTGAGTCTCCCATACCGGCATATACTTGTCTATGTACAAGACCTTGTTTGGTAGGGGTGCTGACGTCAGAGCTCGGTGACAGGTCATGCGCGATCTCCACACTGCTCGTGGAAAACTGCATCCGGTCATCAACCCCAAAAGGACCAGTGGCGACAGTCGTCTCCTCTTCACTATCATCAGATGAAGTGCACCTCTCCACTGAGGAACTTGATATCCTGGAACTAGACGATCTCGAATCCCTTTCGTGTAACACGTCGAAGCTGCTAGTAGAGCTGGGTATCGACTTGGAGTCAAAGGAAAGACCTCCCCCATGAAACTTTGGCTGTAATTCCTCCAACACTGAGCCGATGATTCCAGTCACCACCTGTTCTGAGAAGTTCTCTACACTTGAACTCTTGGCCCCTGAGAATGCTTCTTTCTTGGCAATATTTAAGATGTCTTCCACTAGGGCTTCAGAATATCTTTCTATGTGGTGTGTGCCCGAGACTTCTCCATTGCTTATAACACTGATACTGCTGGAGGAACTCACACAGGATGGGCAACCTCTGCCCAGAGACCCCATGAGATTCAAGTCATCGTGTGCCACCTCACAGAAACTGTCCGAGGACTGCTGCGAAGGTAACTCTGAGCTGCTGATGATACTGATACTGCTATCTGTGGTTGGACTCTCGTCATACAGATCCACTGCAATCTTGGGTCTGTTCAGGACATTGTCCAGCACTTCTTGTACCACGTTCTCTGCATACTTTTCCACAGTGTTACCCAAATCCAGGACAGGGTCATCTTTGCCAACACTTTCGTGCACACTACCCAGGGCATCCTGTAGAATGGAGGAGGACAGCTTATGGGCAATGTGCTCAGCAGCATGTTGTGTGGTCACCTCTTGTTCTACAAGATGTTCTGCAACAGCATTGATAATGTCTTTGGACATTTCTTCAGCTATCTTTTCATAGCTGGCAGTGATGGAGTTTCTTGACATCAGTAGGCAACCTTCCAGTACATCGGGAGTTAGGGTATCGACAAGAGAATCTGAAAATGTACACGGTAAACTTTGGCGCTTGCCTCTTCTACCTGGTAGAGGATCCTCGGATATGCTTGGCATACTCCCTCGTCGGGATgatgtcatttttgtcgaaATACCAGCTTCAGTCAGAGTTGAAGTTCTGGTCACGACAGTGTCAGATGTGCACGAGATGTTTCGGAAGGTGGACCTTTTGTCGGTCACTCCCCTTCCCTGTGGGGTCATCCCACTTTCTCCGCTCTTTTCAGGCAATGAGGATAGAGAATTGTTGATGATATCTCCAGCTAGGTCACTTGCAAACCTGTTAACTCTGTGTGGGCTCCCTCCAGCACTCAAGCCGTTTTTTGACGGACTGTTAGGAAAGTTGTGTGCTTGGCTTGTGTCCTCTTCTCGACTGGTGTGTTCTTTTAAACTGCTGCTTCTTGGGCGGCTTACTGAACTGATGTTACGCCAAACATTGCCAACAGAGATGTGTGGCTCAGACCTCCTTCCAGCCCTACCATGTTTGCTGCCTTCATTCAATACTGGGAAACTTTCTGGACAGNNNNNNNNNNNNNNNNNNNNNNNNNNNNNNNNNNNNNNNNNNNNNNNNNNNNNNNNNNNNNNNNNNNNNNNNNNNNNNNNNNNNNNNNNNNNNNNNNNNNNNNNNNNNNNNNNNNNNNNNNNNNNNNNNNNNNNNNNNNNNNNNNNNNNNNNNNNNNNNNNNNNNNNNNNNNNNNNNNNNNNNNNNNNNNNNNNNNNNNNNNNNNNNNNNNNNNNNNNNNNNNNNNNNNNNNNNNNNNNNNNNNNNNNNNNNNNNNNNNNNNNNNNNNNNNNNNNNNNNNNNNNNNNNNNNNNNNNNNNNNNNNNNNNNNNNNNNNNNNNNNNNNNNNNNNNNNNNNNNNNNNNNNNNNNNNNNNNNNNNNNNNNNNNNNNNNNNNNNNNNNNNNNNNNNNNNNNNNNNNNNNNNNNNNNNNNNNNNNNNNNNNNNNNNNNNNNNNNNNNNNNNNNNNNNNNNNNNNNNNNNNNNNNNNNNNNNNNNNNNNNNNNNNNNNNNNNNNNNNNNNNNNNNNNNNNNNNNNNNNNNNNNNNNNNNNNNNNNNNNNNNNNNNNNNNNNNNNNNNNNNNNNNNNNNNNNNNNNNNNNNNNNNNNNNNNNNNNNNNNNNNNNNNNNNNNNNNNNNNNNNNNNNNNNNNNNNNNNNNNNNNNNNNNNNNNNNNNNNNNNNNNNNNNNNNNNNNNNNNNNNNNNNNNNNNNNNNNNNNNNNNNNNNNNNNNNNNNNNNNNNNNNNNNNNNNNNNNNNNNNNNNNNNNNNNNNNNNNNNNNNNNNNNNNNNNNNNNNNNNNNNNNNNNNNNNNNNNNNNNNNNNNNNNNNNNNNNNNNNNNNNNNNNNNNNNNNNNNNNNNNNNNNNNNNNNNNNNNNNNNNNNNNNNNNNNNNNNNNNNNNNNNNNNNNNNNNNNNNNNNNNNNNNNNNNNNNNNNNNNNNNNNNNNNNNNNNNNNNNNNNNNNNNNNNNNNNNNNNNNNNNNNNNNNNNNNNNNNNNNNNNNNNNNNNNNNNNNNNNNNNNNNNNNNNNNNNNNNNNNNNNNNNNNNNNNNNNNNNNNNNNNNNNNNNNNNNNNNNNNNNNNNNNNNNNNNNNTTGCTTGTACTGATCGTCCTTTCTCCTTTTGTAGGGTATGGCATCTATTGCACATAAGGCAGTCTCGATGTTGCCATCTGCCTTTACCTACACGaagatacacaatgtagatTGTTATTGTCATCAAGAAAATGCCAAATTGATGTTTTCCAACTATATCTCTTTTGCACATAGATTCTTGGTTAGGATATACAAACCTGCTTTCAAACGAcatctctttagtgtcactgatgaaaggtagtggattctaatTGAAATacctgaccatttccaaaatcatatccagttgcttgagtaactgctatttggcaatTACAATATGTGCTTGAAAATCTCCTATGAAGTAGATTGTGAAATTTTatgtgtaaatgtaaaattatttttttccctCCACAGACAAAATGTTTACTACAAGAAACACCTAGCCTGTTATCCAACCCTATACTCTACCAGGTCTCTCTGTCCATTCACAAACAGAAGTGAAAGAAAAGATTCAGAGGCTGCAACAGGGATACATACAGGCAATGTGTTTAACTGCAGTCATGCCTTCAGCTGCTAGGGGGAGCTCGTACACTGATCAACCTCTTCTTCAGTGTTACCAAACCAACGGATTTATCAATGGTCAAAACAGCTTCTAATACTTAAAATGAGGTGGGATAAATGATTATCTATGGACTTATCTACATGTGTATGAATTCAAACATCTATCcggtatgtacaatgtaagctGGTCCTCTCATCTTAAAACATAGTACGTGACTGTACCATTTGACTAAGTGCTTAGCCCACTAACTgataaatacagtagaagccagttaattgcacaatggattaattatgggtgtgcaattaagcgactTCTAACTGTACTCCAACAACAAACCTTTGAATGATCTCTGCAGTCTCCTGCATACTCCAGGGTGCGTCCATACCCAGTGTAGTGGGAAAACTGCTCGAATCCTTCTATCTGGATGGCTTCGTTTGGATCCATCTTTTCCATGAACAGCATTGAAGCAATCAACTCTGGACAGATACAGAACCTGATCTCCTCCTATATACAACAGTCAAGACATAGGAGACAAGttagttttaaaaaattttgacttgtgATAAGGcttttcttgatttttgtaagaaaaacataTTGCTGTACCCCTTGTAGTGTTAGCTACCCCTGTGGTGTCGTAAGTTAGTCTTTAGTACCAGTGACCCTGAAATATCTGTAGCATTTTGTAAAACTCTGTAGTGTTGATTCTCCGTATCGCATAGTTCAATGCCATAAAGTCACTTTCAAACTGAAACATCCAGTTATATCACTGTTAACAGCCTAGTTTTCCCAAATCAGATGAAGACATCAATATGTTGTGCAGTGTATATAAGAATGCGTGACTGTCAATTTACCAGTGCCATCTCCTTAAATCTACCACTTAGGGTTGACATCCCCACAAAATTTACAATTAAGCATTGCAAGgtcccccccatgcagaccctccacTATCGCCAGCAAGCAGGCAGAATCTGAAGCTGTCTGAAACTTGTACTTCTAGAATGAATGATTAATGTCAGGCTTGATGGCAAACCTGGCACGCTGACAGGGCCACACAAATGAGATCTGTCATCTGGGCAGCCCGCCCGGGGGTAGGAATAACAGGTATGACGTAGTGTGTCGCAGGCTTGTTTTTCCTCGCTATGCCTAAAAGGTTTCAAATGATAACAAAGTACTGCCTGTTGCAAAATTGGCGTCTGATGTTGATTGAGGTTGATCTCATTCACTTCTGTATACCTGTCTACAtctgcagcaaaactttcacAATTATGTGTCTGTTTTAAGAGAAGTTCAATATAAAGCTTaatagcctactccattgtaacaCTGCAGTTAAGAATTTGTCTTGTTCTTTGTCCATGACTAATGGagcaaatttgcaaaattggtcaCTCTGTAGTCACAGCCTCTTCCTGGAAAGGGTATGCTGCTTTTCATTGCCTTCACTATTATACGTTGTTCATAGTAATATGCATCAAAACTATAATCGTTATAAAACACCTGTATTGTCAGTTCTTTCAAAGAGGCATCAAAACATTCTGTCCTCTTATCATGAGCATTTCACAAAGAGCGTCACACTCAAGTTTTCATTGTGCCTGGCACATCACTGATGTATAATGTTGACAGTTACATTACTTTACATAAAAAGCATGTAGCAACAGAGCATCAAGTAATTCTCTCTGTCATTTCTGTCACTTCTGTCAAATTTACCGACCTGTACTCTGCCTTGATGTAGCACTCCACCACCGATGCACTTGTTGGCAAAGTCTATCTGCAGAGGGCAAAAATATCAGCATTAAACAGGCAAGAACAATGTGCATGCATAGTGTGATTAGGGTCTGGACCCAGGAGGAATCGTAAAAACATGTAAAGGATATTCTAATAGAATGTAAAGTTGATATGCGCATACCTATTTTTTTggccaactacatgtatctttgaaatttacaattttctacaatTCTATACTTTCAATGCAATATGTGTTATaattatattttgtattatttcaGCCCACAGACATTTCAGGACATTTCCAATGTTCAAGGTCCCCCTTTTATGACATAGCTGGTACCCGTATCCCACTATTGTAATGCCTCCTTGCAATTTCTCTCTTTGTAGTTTATTATTAAGCCAATAAGCTAGATACAAAATTGGATTGCCAAAAATGGCTAAACATATATCTCGCTCCAGGCAAAACCTGTATCTACCCATGCATACTTATGTCCATATATTGGAGCTTCCATAACTTTCACTTACAGACAGGGAATTACTGATGCTAAAACGGATATTGAGGGAGTAGGTGACAGTGTGgcttctgggtaatatgtctgGCATTAAAAAAAACCTGATCTTTATGACATAAAAACATATTTCCATATTGAGCTTAGTTAGAGTGACAGagttaacaacaaaattaacaacatCAGCTTGCAAGTTCCAATTCAATCAAATTTAGCCTATCCCAACATAATGGCTTCCAAGGCCAGCAATACACTTACAGTACATAACCCCCTCCCATAGAGGGAAAGGACAAAATTTGAAATGCTCAAAGCAGCCCTGATGTAAACCCTTTGCATCAGCAGTAAATCAGACTTTTATAAAAAGAACAAGTTAGGGTACAGGTATAaaataactgtaacagttgcatgTACAAGGCTACAGTTTTGATTATTCATAAAACAAGGCAAATTACCAATCCaattgtcaaaacatttgcaGTCTAACAGGATTGCCACCATGCATAAGTGTAAAGTGTTCCTGGGTTACTACCCAACCTGGCCC includes the following:
- the LOC118427651 gene encoding uncharacterized protein LOC118427651; the protein is MTSNNEAGDETSSISSDECSTWYPLEDITLTSDLHTEADSGMQNVSNLEMFADCMACAIVTTAYCAVGDPQKPENGHTLTSPEGGSFCAVGDIPSPCSVQSQGEELLQIGKEPYLSHVPPDSDHFSSQIIPSGDVDLLRTSQRSHSLPSMNSFCENVASDILNRAMDSVQRQAGTTAEGRRPIATGNWGCGAFGGDPQLKAMLQWMAASHADAPELLYYTFGNKDVEQLEEVCEQLRGRGWLVADLCQAVQEYAERTRPPVSKKTQDTAPALENLFSYLMERE